A genomic stretch from Desulfolutivibrio sulfodismutans DSM 3696 includes:
- the kdpB gene encoding potassium-transporting ATPase subunit KdpB, translating to MSKDKKNRPLFDPAIVRQACLACVRKLTPASQARNPVMFTVYVGSFLTTLLAVQAFMGKGEAPFGFVASVAAWLWATVLFANFAEAMAEGRGKAQAAALRGLRTNVMAKRLASTHREALVTEVAADSLRRNEVVLVVAGDTIPCDGDILEGVASVDESAITGESAPVIREAGGDRSAVTGGTRLLSDWLVVRVAAESGETFLDRMISLVEGAKRRKTPNEIALNILLASLTLVFLVVCVTLRPMSAFAVALAGQGQAVTITALAALFVCLAPTTIGGLLSAIGIAGMDRLIQSGVIATSGRAVEAAGDVDVLLLDKTGTITLGNRQATAFLPVNGVDERTLAETAQLASLADETPEGRSIVVLAKERFGIRGHDLHALGATFVPFTAQTRLSGVNLPGRTLRKGAPDAIKALAEQSGERIPEELDRFIHDVAKSGGTPLLVAENNRPIGVVWLKDIVKGGIKERFAELRSMGIKTIMVTGDNPLTAAAIAAEAGVDDFLAEATPEAKLARIRQYQAEGKMVAMTGDGTNDAPALAQADVGVAMNSGTQAAKEAGNMVDLDSNPTKLLEVVAIGKQLLMTRGSLTTFSISNDIAKYFAIIPAVFAGIYPQLGGLDVMGLTSPASAVLSAVIFNALIIVFLIPLALRGVKYVPRPAATALRRNLFLYGLGGLLVPFVGIKLIDMIIAALGWA from the coding sequence ATGTCCAAAGATAAAAAAAATCGTCCCCTGTTCGATCCGGCCATCGTCCGCCAGGCCTGCCTGGCGTGTGTGCGCAAACTGACCCCGGCCAGCCAGGCCCGCAACCCGGTCATGTTCACGGTCTACGTGGGCAGCTTCCTGACCACGCTTTTGGCCGTGCAGGCCTTTATGGGCAAGGGCGAAGCCCCCTTCGGGTTCGTGGCCTCCGTTGCCGCCTGGCTGTGGGCCACGGTGCTTTTCGCCAACTTCGCCGAGGCCATGGCCGAGGGGCGCGGCAAGGCCCAGGCCGCCGCCCTGCGCGGCCTGCGCACCAACGTCATGGCCAAGCGGCTGGCCTCGACCCACCGCGAGGCGTTGGTGACGGAGGTCGCGGCCGACAGCCTGCGCCGGAACGAGGTGGTGCTGGTCGTGGCCGGGGACACCATCCCCTGTGACGGCGACATCCTCGAGGGAGTGGCCTCGGTGGACGAATCGGCCATCACCGGGGAAAGCGCCCCGGTCATCCGCGAGGCCGGTGGGGACCGCAGCGCCGTCACCGGCGGCACGCGGCTCCTCTCGGACTGGCTGGTGGTGAGGGTGGCCGCCGAGTCCGGGGAGACCTTCCTGGACCGCATGATCTCCCTGGTGGAGGGGGCCAAGCGCCGCAAGACCCCCAACGAAATCGCCCTGAACATCCTTTTGGCCTCGCTGACCCTCGTCTTCCTGGTGGTCTGCGTCACCCTGCGGCCCATGTCGGCCTTCGCCGTGGCGCTCGCGGGCCAGGGACAGGCCGTCACCATCACGGCCCTGGCCGCCCTCTTCGTCTGCCTGGCCCCGACGACCATCGGCGGGCTGCTCTCGGCCATCGGCATCGCGGGCATGGACCGGCTCATCCAATCGGGCGTCATCGCCACCTCCGGCCGGGCCGTGGAGGCAGCCGGGGACGTGGACGTGCTGCTTTTGGACAAGACCGGCACCATCACCCTGGGAAACCGCCAGGCCACGGCCTTTTTGCCGGTGAACGGCGTGGACGAGCGCACCCTGGCCGAGACGGCCCAACTGGCTTCCCTGGCCGACGAAACCCCCGAGGGGCGCTCCATCGTGGTGCTGGCCAAGGAGCGTTTCGGCATCCGGGGGCACGACCTGCATGCCCTTGGCGCCACCTTCGTGCCGTTTACCGCCCAGACACGGCTCTCGGGCGTGAACCTGCCGGGGCGGACCCTGCGCAAGGGCGCGCCCGACGCCATCAAGGCCCTGGCCGAACAGTCCGGCGAACGCATCCCCGAGGAACTCGACCGCTTCATCCATGACGTGGCCAAATCCGGCGGCACGCCGCTTTTGGTGGCCGAAAACAACCGACCGATAGGCGTGGTATGGCTCAAGGACATCGTCAAGGGAGGCATCAAGGAACGCTTCGCCGAACTGCGGTCCATGGGCATCAAGACCATCATGGTGACCGGGGACAACCCGCTGACGGCGGCCGCCATCGCGGCCGAGGCGGGCGTGGACGATTTTCTGGCCGAGGCCACCCCCGAGGCCAAGCTGGCGCGCATCCGCCAGTATCAGGCCGAAGGCAAAATGGTGGCCATGACCGGCGACGGCACCAACGACGCCCCGGCCCTGGCCCAGGCCGACGTGGGCGTGGCCATGAATTCCGGCACCCAGGCCGCCAAGGAGGCCGGGAACATGGTGGATCTGGATTCCAACCCCACCAAGCTCTTGGAGGTGGTGGCCATCGGCAAGCAATTGCTCATGACGCGCGGCTCGCTCACCACCTTCAGCATCTCAAACGACATCGCCAAGTACTTCGCCATTATCCCGGCCGTGTTCGCGGGCATTTACCCGCAACTGGGCGGGCTCGACGTGATGGGGCTGACCTCGCCCGCCTCGGCGGTGCTCTCCGCCGTGATATTTAACGCGCTGATCATCGTGTTCCTGATCCCCCTGGCCCTGCGCGGGGTGAAATACGTTCCCCGGCCTGCGGCCACGGCCCTGCGCCGAAACCTGTTTCTCTACGGCCTGGGCGGATTACTGGTCCCCTTTGTAGGCATCAAACTCATCGACATGATCATTGCCGCCCTGGGATGGGCATAG
- the kdpC gene encoding potassium-transporting ATPase subunit KdpC, translating into MFTMTLKQLKPAALMLLWMTLLTGLVYPLAMTAMGKALFPVQAAGSLIERGGTVAGSSLIGQPFASDRYVHGRPSATSPQAYDAAASAGSNLGPSNPTLAQAVADRAAKLAAENGGGPVPMDLATASGSGLDPHISPEAAACQAERVARARGVSRKAVEELIANHTQGRTWRLLGEPRVNVLELNLALDALGEKE; encoded by the coding sequence ATGTTCACCATGACGCTGAAACAACTCAAGCCCGCCGCCTTGATGCTCCTGTGGATGACGCTCCTCACCGGCCTGGTCTATCCCCTGGCCATGACCGCCATGGGGAAGGCGCTGTTCCCCGTCCAGGCCGCAGGGAGCCTGATCGAACGCGGGGGAACCGTAGCCGGGTCCAGCCTCATCGGCCAGCCCTTCGCCTCGGATCGCTACGTCCACGGCAGGCCCTCGGCCACCTCGCCGCAGGCCTATGACGCGGCCGCATCGGCGGGCTCCAACCTGGGACCTTCCAACCCGACCCTGGCCCAGGCCGTGGCCGATCGGGCCGCGAAGCTGGCCGCCGAGAACGGCGGCGGCCCCGTCCCCATGGACCTGGCCACGGCCTCGGGCAGCGGCCTGGACCCGCACATCTCGCCCGAAGCGGCGGCCTGCCAGGCCGAGCGGGTGGCCCGGGCGCGCGGGGTGTCCCGGAAGGCTGTGGAGGAACTCATCGCAAACCATACCCAGGGCCGTACCTGGAGACTTTTGGGGGAGCCCCGGGTAAACGTGCTCGAACTCAACCTCGCCCTGGATGCGCTGGGGGAGAAGGAGTAG
- a CDS encoding sensor histidine kinase — MRDDDHRPDPDALLAMVQREEAEKRRGRLRIFLGMAPGVGKTYAMLEAARLKMAEGLDLLAGIVETHGREDTEALMYGMPVLPRRRIDYKGHALEEFDLDAALSERPGLILLDELAHTNVPGSRHPKRWQDVDELLGHGLDVWTTLNIQHLESLNDIVAQITGVRVRETVPDAMLEKAESVILVDLPPEDLRQRLNEGKVYLPGQAEWASENFFRSGNLSALRELALRSTANRVNTEVLVYRQGHAIATTWPTAECILVCVGPSPTSATLVRAAKRLADSLHASWHALSIQQQPGGEATAKALANLNLAQELGAQTHVLPGGDVARLIVGFARQHNVTRIVIGKPLKRRFLDLFKGSPVDQLVRVSGEIDIHVIKGQDTGGPRPARPDAAPKTRWKDYAAMAGVVGAATAMCFAMYPYFAPANLIMVYLLGVMAVAVWMSRRASALASALSVLTFNFCFVPPRFTFAVSDAGYLVTFAVMFLVALVMSGMASRIKAQADNAGQLERQASELSGLSRRLAATRGTEGLLRVTREHIARVFRCRAFALLPMASGKLGAAFMPDDSDALTGKDLGVAQWVFDNGKAAGFSTQTLSNSDALFLPLPATNSVLGVIGLRPKDEDARGALLLPDRRRLLDAFVHQTALALDVDRLEEKARSTLVEAEREKIRAQLLSTVTHDFKTPLAAISGSAESLLAMGEAAAPEVRGALLDNIAGEASRLGRLVDNLLRIAALESGAVVPDVRPVPLEEVLGSALSRLDAQLARHRVTVDIPPDMPPIPMDPVLMEQVFVNLLENAAKYTQDGTEIVAAASVRQGQAVIVVRDAGPGLPPGDPERLFERFQRGDRVGPEGYGLGLAICRTVAKVHGGTLIAANNAAKGARFTLTLPLHEQR; from the coding sequence ATGCGAGACGACGACCACCGTCCCGATCCGGACGCCCTGCTGGCCATGGTCCAGCGCGAAGAGGCCGAGAAGCGCCGGGGGCGGCTGCGGATCTTTCTCGGCATGGCCCCCGGCGTGGGCAAGACCTACGCCATGCTGGAGGCGGCCCGGCTCAAAATGGCGGAGGGGCTCGACCTGTTGGCCGGGATCGTGGAGACCCACGGCCGGGAGGACACGGAGGCCCTGATGTACGGCATGCCCGTGCTGCCGCGTCGGCGTATCGACTACAAGGGGCACGCGCTGGAGGAATTCGACCTGGACGCAGCCCTGTCCGAGCGGCCGGGCCTGATCCTGCTGGACGAACTGGCCCACACCAACGTCCCCGGTTCGCGGCACCCCAAACGCTGGCAGGACGTGGACGAACTCCTGGGGCATGGCCTGGATGTCTGGACGACGCTCAACATCCAGCACCTGGAGAGCCTAAACGACATCGTGGCCCAGATCACCGGGGTGCGCGTGCGCGAAACCGTGCCCGACGCCATGCTGGAGAAGGCCGAGTCGGTGATCCTGGTGGACCTGCCGCCCGAGGATCTCCGCCAACGCTTAAACGAAGGCAAGGTCTATCTGCCCGGGCAGGCCGAATGGGCCAGCGAGAACTTCTTCCGCAGCGGCAACTTGAGCGCGCTTCGCGAACTGGCCCTGCGCTCCACGGCCAACCGGGTGAACACCGAGGTGCTGGTGTACCGCCAGGGCCACGCCATCGCCACCACCTGGCCCACGGCCGAGTGCATCCTGGTCTGCGTGGGACCGTCCCCGACATCGGCCACCCTGGTGCGCGCGGCCAAACGGCTGGCCGACAGCCTGCACGCCTCCTGGCATGCGCTCTCCATCCAGCAGCAGCCCGGAGGAGAGGCGACGGCCAAGGCCCTGGCCAACCTGAATCTGGCCCAGGAACTTGGCGCGCAAACGCACGTCCTGCCCGGGGGCGACGTGGCCCGGCTCATCGTCGGATTCGCCCGGCAGCACAACGTCACCCGCATCGTCATCGGCAAACCCCTGAAACGGCGGTTCCTCGACCTGTTCAAGGGCAGCCCGGTGGACCAGTTGGTGCGCGTCAGCGGCGAGATCGATATCCATGTCATCAAGGGGCAGGACACCGGCGGCCCGCGTCCGGCGAGGCCCGACGCGGCGCCGAAGACACGCTGGAAGGATTACGCGGCCATGGCCGGGGTGGTGGGGGCGGCCACGGCCATGTGCTTCGCCATGTATCCGTACTTCGCACCGGCCAACCTGATCATGGTCTATCTTCTGGGGGTCATGGCCGTGGCCGTGTGGATGTCCCGGCGGGCCTCCGCGCTGGCCTCGGCCCTAAGCGTCCTGACCTTTAATTTCTGCTTCGTGCCGCCCCGCTTCACGTTCGCCGTGTCCGACGCAGGCTATCTGGTCACCTTCGCCGTCATGTTCCTGGTGGCCCTGGTCATGAGCGGCATGGCCTCGCGCATCAAGGCCCAGGCCGACAACGCCGGGCAACTGGAGCGGCAGGCCTCGGAACTGAGCGGACTGTCCCGGCGCCTGGCCGCCACGCGCGGCACGGAGGGCCTTTTGCGGGTGACGCGCGAACACATCGCCAGGGTGTTTCGCTGCAGGGCCTTCGCGCTCCTGCCCATGGCCTCGGGCAAGCTGGGGGCCGCCTTCATGCCGGACGACTCGGACGCGCTGACAGGAAAAGACCTCGGCGTGGCCCAATGGGTGTTCGACAACGGGAAGGCGGCGGGGTTTTCCACCCAGACCCTCTCCAATTCGGACGCCCTTTTCCTGCCCCTGCCCGCGACCAATTCCGTGCTCGGCGTCATCGGCCTGCGCCCCAAAGACGAGGACGCCCGGGGGGCCCTGCTGCTCCCGGACAGGCGGCGGCTTCTGGACGCCTTTGTCCATCAGACGGCCTTGGCCCTGGACGTGGACCGGCTGGAGGAGAAGGCCCGGTCCACCCTGGTTGAGGCCGAACGGGAAAAGATCAGGGCGCAGCTTTTGTCCACGGTGACCCATGATTTCAAGACGCCCCTGGCGGCCATATCCGGTTCCGCCGAAAGCCTCCTGGCCATGGGGGAGGCCGCCGCACCGGAGGTGCGCGGGGCCCTTTTGGACAACATCGCGGGGGAGGCGTCGCGGCTGGGGCGTCTCGTGGACAACCTGCTGCGCATCGCCGCTCTGGAATCCGGGGCCGTCGTCCCGGACGTCAGGCCCGTCCCCCTGGAGGAGGTGCTCGGCAGCGCCCTGTCGCGACTGGACGCCCAGTTGGCCCGGCATCGCGTCACGGTGGACATCCCCCCGGACATGCCCCCGATCCCCATGGACCCGGTTCTCATGGAGCAGGTCTTCGTCAATCTCCTTGAAAACGCCGCGAAATACACGCAGGATGGAACCGAGATCGTGGCCGCCGCGTCCGTGCGCCAGGGGCAGGCGGTCATCGTGGTGCGGGACGCTGGCCCGGGTTTGCCGCCGGGAGACCCGGAAAGGCTCTTTGAGCGTTTCCAGCGCGGCGACCGGGTCGGCCCGGAAGGGTACGGATTGGGCCTGGCGATCTGCCGGACCGTGGCCAAGGTCCACGGCGGAACCCTCATTGCCGCCAACAACGCCGCCAAAGGAGCGCGGTTTACCCTGACCCTGCCTCTCCATGAGCAACGCTAA
- a CDS encoding response regulator, which produces MSNANPTILVIDDEMAILRFLRPYLESEGYGVLEARTGQEGLSLMSSHSPEVILLDLGLPDMDGNELLERLPPWNRARVIVLSARGREQDKVSALDKGASDYLTKPFSLAELAARIRALLRRTAAQDAPQASLLRYGGLVIDLEGHVATLDGEDVHLTPTEYKLLAFLVRHAGKVVTHGQLLREVWEKRSTEQEHYVRIHIHKLRQKIEKDPTRPKHLLTETGVGYRFKE; this is translated from the coding sequence ATGAGCAACGCTAACCCCACGATCCTGGTCATCGACGACGAAATGGCCATCCTCCGTTTCCTGCGGCCCTACCTGGAATCGGAAGGTTACGGCGTGCTTGAAGCCCGCACCGGACAGGAGGGCCTGTCCTTGATGTCGTCTCACAGCCCCGAGGTGATCCTTTTAGATCTCGGCCTCCCGGACATGGACGGCAACGAACTGCTGGAGCGGTTGCCGCCGTGGAACAGGGCGCGGGTCATCGTGCTGTCCGCCCGGGGAAGGGAACAGGACAAGGTGTCCGCTCTGGACAAGGGCGCCAGCGACTACCTGACAAAACCCTTCTCCCTGGCCGAATTGGCGGCCAGGATACGGGCACTGCTCAGGCGGACGGCGGCGCAGGACGCGCCACAGGCATCCCTTTTGCGGTATGGCGGGCTCGTCATCGACCTGGAGGGCCATGTGGCGACTCTGGACGGGGAAGATGTCCACCTGACGCCGACCGAATACAAACTCCTGGCCTTTTTGGTCCGCCACGCCGGAAAGGTCGTCACCCACGGCCAACTCCTGCGGGAAGTCTGGGAGAAGCGCAGCACGGAACAGGAACATTATGTGCGCATCCATATCCACAAGCTCCGCCAGAAAATCGAGAAGGATCCGACCCGCCCCAAGCATCTGCTGACGGAGACCGGGGTCGGCTACCGCTTCAAAGAATAA
- a CDS encoding radical SAM protein produces MQHGFTIMAKPVGPDCNMACSYCFYRHKRHLSAQPHPRMGRAVLERFIKNYLDVHPGPEVHFAWQGGEPLLAGLPFFESALGLQRRHSPPGKRVSNAIQTNATLIDRDFARFFAKNDILVGVSLDGPAERHDACRRQPTYHRVIA; encoded by the coding sequence ATGCAGCACGGCTTCACCATCATGGCCAAGCCGGTCGGCCCGGACTGCAACATGGCGTGTTCCTACTGTTTTTATCGCCACAAGCGCCATCTGTCAGCACAACCCCACCCCAGAATGGGCCGTGCAGTGCTTGAACGGTTCATCAAGAACTACCTGGACGTACACCCCGGCCCCGAGGTCCACTTCGCGTGGCAGGGGGGTGAACCCCTCCTGGCCGGACTGCCCTTTTTTGAATCGGCCCTGGGGCTGCAACGCCGCCATTCCCCCCCCGGCAAGCGGGTCAGCAACGCCATCCAGACCAACGCCACCCTGATCGACCGCGACTTCGCCCGGTTTTTCGCGAAAAACGACATCCTGGTGGGGGTCAGCCTCGACGGCCCGGCCGAACGCCACGACGCCTGCCGCCGCCAACCCACCTATCACCGCGTCATCGCCTGA
- a CDS encoding sulfatase-like hydrolase/transferase, with amino-acid sequence MPQETPLTLTRREFIKNTAQALAASVVASTLPGLTAASPAQAATLPAKPNILILISDQERNPRDWPAGWADTHLNKARQRLLTNGMEFSRAFCNASMCSPSRGSLFTGLYPAQHGVPLTLTEGGPLSPSEPTLSPQLRNLANLLAESGYDVQLRGKWHLSKGTDGGTPSADDLKQFGFNGWVPTNVGEALDVNTLAGGCADMDQPTVDQAVSYLQAMTPAATQTKPFCLVVSLANPHDILAYPGLWNDETCEDDSYKDTANLDMGLSVPDSYSDDLSTKPAVQNQAKQLYALGLGSLLEEQKRLNYVNFYGYLQTIIDAQMDTILQTLNTQGLTNSTVVVRTADHGELGLAHSGLRQKMFNMYEECINIPLIFSNPILFPAALQTTAYAGLVDIVPTLASLCGVPGWKWTYLPGRDLTPILMGTQTQVQDTVLFTFDDEYAGQSDVPPYITEPCHIRCIITKDVDGEWKYARYYDPAGAAAEEYEMYRLKNGAGTDVDPKEMDNLANSASPNYATYAAKRAELAALLAQVEAERLAPVTPPGPPMQGAQLLLMEE; translated from the coding sequence ATGCCGCAGGAAACGCCACTGACCCTCACCCGCCGCGAATTCATCAAGAACACGGCCCAGGCCCTGGCCGCCAGTGTCGTGGCCTCGACCCTGCCGGGCCTGACCGCCGCATCTCCGGCCCAGGCCGCCACGCTCCCCGCCAAGCCCAACATCCTCATCCTGATCTCCGACCAGGAGCGGAACCCGAGGGACTGGCCCGCAGGCTGGGCCGACACCCATCTCAACAAGGCGCGCCAACGCCTGCTGACCAACGGCATGGAGTTCTCCCGGGCCTTTTGCAACGCCTCCATGTGCTCGCCCAGCCGGGGCAGCCTTTTTACCGGCCTCTACCCCGCCCAGCACGGCGTGCCCCTGACCCTGACCGAGGGCGGCCCCCTCTCTCCCTCCGAACCCACCCTTTCGCCCCAACTGCGCAACCTGGCCAACCTGCTGGCCGAGTCCGGGTACGACGTGCAATTGCGCGGGAAATGGCATCTGTCCAAGGGAACCGACGGCGGCACGCCCAGCGCCGACGACCTCAAACAATTCGGCTTCAACGGCTGGGTTCCCACCAACGTCGGCGAGGCCCTCGACGTGAACACCCTGGCCGGAGGCTGCGCCGACATGGACCAGCCCACCGTGGACCAAGCCGTGTCCTATCTCCAGGCCATGACACCCGCGGCGACCCAGACCAAGCCCTTCTGCCTGGTCGTCTCCCTGGCCAATCCGCACGACATCCTGGCCTATCCCGGGCTGTGGAACGACGAGACCTGCGAGGACGACAGCTACAAAGACACAGCCAACCTCGACATGGGCCTGTCCGTGCCCGACTCCTATTCCGACGACCTGTCCACGAAGCCCGCCGTCCAAAACCAGGCCAAGCAACTCTACGCCCTTGGACTGGGCTCTTTGCTGGAAGAGCAAAAAAGATTAAATTACGTCAATTTTTACGGCTACCTGCAAACCATCATCGACGCCCAGATGGACACCATCCTGCAAACCCTGAACACCCAGGGCCTGACCAACTCCACCGTGGTGGTGCGCACGGCCGACCACGGCGAACTGGGCCTGGCCCATAGCGGCCTGCGCCAGAAGATGTTCAACATGTATGAAGAGTGCATCAACATACCGCTGATCTTCTCCAATCCGATCCTGTTTCCCGCAGCCCTCCAGACCACGGCCTACGCCGGGCTGGTGGATATCGTGCCGACCCTGGCCAGCCTGTGCGGCGTGCCGGGATGGAAATGGACGTATCTGCCGGGGCGTGATCTGACGCCGATTCTTATGGGAACGCAGACCCAGGTGCAGGACACCGTCCTTTTCACCTTCGACGACGAATACGCCGGGCAAAGCGACGTGCCGCCCTACATCACCGAACCGTGCCACATCCGATGCATCATCACCAAGGACGTGGACGGGGAGTGGAAATACGCCCGCTACTATGATCCCGCCGGGGCGGCGGCCGAAGAATATGAGATGTACCGCCTCAAAAACGGCGCAGGGACCGATGTCGACCCCAAAGAGATGGATAATCTGGCCAACAGCGCCAGCCCGAACTATGCAACCTATGCCGCCAAGCGGGCCGAACTCGCGGCGCTGCTGGCCCAGGTCGAAGCCGAGCGGCTGGCCCCGGTCACGCCGCCGGGACCGCCCATGCAAGGGGCGCAACTGCTGCTGATGGAGGAATGA
- a CDS encoding APC family permease, which produces MPASNPNAATAEPGPKKQLGLFSAIAIGIGGMVGGGVYAIFGTAAGVAGTALWLSFLMGGVVALATSYNYAKLGAHYPTKGGAVEFLVRGLGDGVVSGGLNIYMWIGYIIALAMYAAGFAGYLMTFFPHVQAPWLPKAVAAGAVLLFAGVNVLGAASVGRSELVTVAVNLGVLSIFAVWGCATADWAGLAASEWAPPTGIVFGGGMLFIAYEGFGLVANAAGDMADPARTLPKALYLSVCGVIVVYLGVALAVLGHLPLPAVDAAKDYALSQAAKTFMGGAGFTFIAVGALFATAAALNATLFGAANVCYMIARDGQLPEVFDRMAWKRAPEGLFLTAALVLVFVLFFDLSSVAMMGSGAFLFIYAAVAAAHLRLRAATGGRPALIWLSIALCLGLLAVLGGNMFVHSPAAFWTMLGLLPVCFGLEWAYRRMTGRTLKTGTPRAAE; this is translated from the coding sequence ATGCCCGCGTCCAATCCGAATGCCGCAACCGCCGAGCCGGGTCCGAAAAAACAGCTCGGCCTTTTTTCCGCCATCGCCATCGGCATCGGCGGCATGGTCGGCGGCGGGGTCTACGCCATCTTCGGCACGGCCGCCGGGGTGGCCGGGACGGCCCTGTGGCTGTCCTTCCTCATGGGCGGCGTGGTGGCCCTGGCCACCTCCTACAACTACGCCAAGCTCGGGGCGCACTATCCCACCAAGGGCGGGGCGGTAGAGTTCCTCGTCCGAGGCCTGGGCGACGGCGTCGTAAGCGGCGGCCTGAACATCTACATGTGGATCGGCTACATCATCGCCCTGGCCATGTATGCGGCCGGGTTCGCCGGATACCTGATGACCTTTTTCCCCCATGTCCAGGCCCCCTGGCTGCCCAAGGCCGTGGCCGCAGGGGCGGTGCTGCTTTTCGCCGGGGTCAATGTCCTGGGCGCGGCCTCCGTGGGCCGGTCGGAACTCGTCACCGTGGCCGTGAACCTGGGGGTGCTGTCCATCTTCGCCGTGTGGGGCTGCGCCACGGCCGACTGGGCCGGGCTTGCCGCCTCGGAATGGGCGCCGCCCACGGGCATCGTCTTCGGCGGGGGGATGCTCTTTATCGCCTACGAGGGCTTCGGGCTGGTGGCCAACGCCGCCGGGGACATGGCCGATCCGGCCCGGACCCTGCCCAAGGCCCTGTATCTCTCGGTCTGCGGCGTCATTGTGGTCTACCTCGGCGTGGCCCTGGCCGTGCTCGGGCATCTGCCCCTGCCCGCCGTCGACGCGGCGAAAGACTACGCCCTGTCCCAGGCGGCCAAGACCTTCATGGGCGGGGCCGGATTCACCTTCATCGCCGTGGGCGCGCTGTTCGCCACGGCCGCCGCCCTCAACGCCACGCTTTTTGGAGCGGCCAACGTCTGCTACATGATCGCCCGGGACGGCCAGCTCCCGGAGGTTTTCGACCGCATGGCCTGGAAGCGGGCCCCGGAGGGGCTCTTTTTGACAGCCGCATTGGTGCTCGTGTTCGTCCTTTTTTTCGACCTCTCAAGCGTGGCCATGATGGGCAGCGGGGCCTTTTTATTCATCTACGCCGCCGTGGCCGCCGCGCACCTGCGCCTGCGGGCCGCAACCGGCGGCCGTCCGGCGCTCATCTGGCTGTCCATCGCCCTGTGCCTGGGCCTTTTGGCCGTGCTCGGGGGCAACATGTTCGTCCACTCCCCGGCGGCCTTCTGGACCATGCTCGGGCTTTTGCCCGTGTGCTTCGGCCTGGAATGGGCCTACCGGCGGATGACCGGACGCACCCTCAAGACCGGCACGCCACGGGCTGCAGAATAG